One part of the Muntiacus reevesi chromosome 18, mMunRee1.1, whole genome shotgun sequence genome encodes these proteins:
- the ZNF207 gene encoding BUB3-interacting and GLEBS motif-containing protein ZNF207 isoform X1 has protein sequence MGRKKKKQLKPWCWYCNRDFDDEKILIQHQKAKHFKCHICHKKLYTGPGLAIHCMQVHKETIDAVPNAIPGRTDIELEIYGMEGIPEKDMDERRRLLEQKTQAESQKKKQQDDSDEYDDDDSAASTSFQPQPVQPQQGYIPPMAQPGLPPVPGAPGMPPGIPPLMPGVPPLMPGMPPVMPGMPPGLHHQRKYTQSFCGENIMMPMGGMMPPGPGIPPLMPGMPPGMPPPVPRPGIPPMTQAQAVSAPGILNRPPAPTATVPAPQPPVTKPLFPSAGQMGTPVTSSSTASSNSESLSASSKALFPSTAQAQAAVQGPVGTDFKPLNSTPATTTEPPKPTFPAYTQSTASTTSTTNSTAAKPAASITSKPATLTTTSATSKLIHPDEDISLEERRAQLPKYQRNLPRPGQAPIGNPPVGPIGGMMPPQPGIPQQQGMRPPMPPHGQYGGHHQGMPGYLPGAMPPYGQGPPMVPPYQGGPPRPPMGMRPPVMSQGGRY, from the exons GTATTGTAATAGAGACTTTGATGATGAGAAGATCCTTATACAGCACCAAAAAGCGAAGCATTTTAAATGCCACATATGTCATAAGAAACTGTATACAGGACCTGGCTTGGCTATTCATTGCATGCAG gtgCATAAAGAGACAATAGATGCAGTACCAAATGCAATACCTGGGAGAACAGACATAGAGTTGGAAATATATGGTATGGAAGGTATTCCAGAAAAAGATATGGATGAAAGAAGACGACTTCTTGAACAAAAAACACAAG CAGAGAgtcaaaaaaagaagcagcaagaTGATTCCGATGAGTATGATGATGATGACTCTGCAGCTTCGACTTCATTTCAACCACAGCCTGTTCAGCCTCAGCAAGGTTATATCCCCCCAATGGCACAACCAGGACTACCACCGGTTCCAGGAGCACCAGGAATGCCTCCAG GCATACCTCCATTAATGCCAGGTGTTCCTCCTCTGATGCCAGGAATGCCACCAGTTATGCCAGGAATGCCACCTGG ATTGCATCATCAGAGAAAATACACCCAGTCATTTTGCGGTGAAAACAT AATGATGCCAATGGGTGGAATGATGCCACCTGGACCGGGAATACCACCTCTGATGCCTGGTATGCCACCAG GTATGCCCCCTCCTGTTCCACGTCCTGGAATTCCTCCAATGACTCAGGCACAGGCTGTTTCAGCTCCAGGTATTCTTAACAGACCACCTGCACCAACAGCAACAGTTCCGGCTCCGCAGCCTCCAGTTACTAAGCCTCTTTTCCCCAGTGCGGGACAG ATGGGGACACCTGTAACAAGCTCAAGTACAGCTTCATCCAATTCAGAAAGTCTGTCTGCATCTTCTAAAGCTCTGTTTCCTAGCACAGCACAA GCTCAGGCAGCTGTCCAGGGACCTGTTGGTACAGATTTCAAGCCCTTAAATAGTACCCCTGCAACAACTACAGAACCACCAAAGCCTACATTCCCTGCATATACACAGTCTACAGCTTCAACCACTAGTACAACAAATAGCACTGCAGCTAAACCAGCAGCTTCCATTACAAGTAAGCCTGCTACACTCACCACAACCAGTGCAACCAGTAAGTTGATCCATCCAGATGAGGATATATCACTG GAAGAGAGAAGAGCACAGTTACCTAAATATCAACGTAATCTTCCTCGACCAGGACAGGCTCCCATTGGTAATCCACCTGTTGGACCAATTGGAGGTATGATGCCACCGCAGCCAGGCATCCCACAGCAACAAGGAATGAGACCCCCAATGCCACCTCATG GTCAGTATGGTGGTCATCATCAAGGCATGCCGGGTTACCTTCCTGGTGCTATGCCACCATATGGGCAGGGACCGCCAATGGTGCCCCCTTACCAAGGTGGGCCTCCTCGACCTCCGATGGGAATGAGACCTCCTGTAATGTCGCAAGGTGGCCGTTACTGA
- the ZNF207 gene encoding BUB3-interacting and GLEBS motif-containing protein ZNF207 isoform X2, which produces MGRKKKKQLKPWCWYCNRDFDDEKILIQHQKAKHFKCHICHKKLYTGPGLAIHCMQVHKETIDAVPNAIPGRTDIELEIYGMEGIPEKDMDERRRLLEQKTQESQKKKQQDDSDEYDDDDSAASTSFQPQPVQPQQGYIPPMAQPGLPPVPGAPGMPPGIPPLMPGVPPLMPGMPPVMPGMPPGLHHQRKYTQSFCGENIMMPMGGMMPPGPGIPPLMPGMPPGMPPPVPRPGIPPMTQAQAVSAPGILNRPPAPTATVPAPQPPVTKPLFPSAGQMGTPVTSSSTASSNSESLSASSKALFPSTAQAQAAVQGPVGTDFKPLNSTPATTTEPPKPTFPAYTQSTASTTSTTNSTAAKPAASITSKPATLTTTSATSKLIHPDEDISLEERRAQLPKYQRNLPRPGQAPIGNPPVGPIGGMMPPQPGIPQQQGMRPPMPPHGQYGGHHQGMPGYLPGAMPPYGQGPPMVPPYQGGPPRPPMGMRPPVMSQGGRY; this is translated from the exons GTATTGTAATAGAGACTTTGATGATGAGAAGATCCTTATACAGCACCAAAAAGCGAAGCATTTTAAATGCCACATATGTCATAAGAAACTGTATACAGGACCTGGCTTGGCTATTCATTGCATGCAG gtgCATAAAGAGACAATAGATGCAGTACCAAATGCAATACCTGGGAGAACAGACATAGAGTTGGAAATATATGGTATGGAAGGTATTCCAGAAAAAGATATGGATGAAAGAAGACGACTTCTTGAACAAAAAACACAAG AGAgtcaaaaaaagaagcagcaagaTGATTCCGATGAGTATGATGATGATGACTCTGCAGCTTCGACTTCATTTCAACCACAGCCTGTTCAGCCTCAGCAAGGTTATATCCCCCCAATGGCACAACCAGGACTACCACCGGTTCCAGGAGCACCAGGAATGCCTCCAG GCATACCTCCATTAATGCCAGGTGTTCCTCCTCTGATGCCAGGAATGCCACCAGTTATGCCAGGAATGCCACCTGG ATTGCATCATCAGAGAAAATACACCCAGTCATTTTGCGGTGAAAACAT AATGATGCCAATGGGTGGAATGATGCCACCTGGACCGGGAATACCACCTCTGATGCCTGGTATGCCACCAG GTATGCCCCCTCCTGTTCCACGTCCTGGAATTCCTCCAATGACTCAGGCACAGGCTGTTTCAGCTCCAGGTATTCTTAACAGACCACCTGCACCAACAGCAACAGTTCCGGCTCCGCAGCCTCCAGTTACTAAGCCTCTTTTCCCCAGTGCGGGACAG ATGGGGACACCTGTAACAAGCTCAAGTACAGCTTCATCCAATTCAGAAAGTCTGTCTGCATCTTCTAAAGCTCTGTTTCCTAGCACAGCACAA GCTCAGGCAGCTGTCCAGGGACCTGTTGGTACAGATTTCAAGCCCTTAAATAGTACCCCTGCAACAACTACAGAACCACCAAAGCCTACATTCCCTGCATATACACAGTCTACAGCTTCAACCACTAGTACAACAAATAGCACTGCAGCTAAACCAGCAGCTTCCATTACAAGTAAGCCTGCTACACTCACCACAACCAGTGCAACCAGTAAGTTGATCCATCCAGATGAGGATATATCACTG GAAGAGAGAAGAGCACAGTTACCTAAATATCAACGTAATCTTCCTCGACCAGGACAGGCTCCCATTGGTAATCCACCTGTTGGACCAATTGGAGGTATGATGCCACCGCAGCCAGGCATCCCACAGCAACAAGGAATGAGACCCCCAATGCCACCTCATG GTCAGTATGGTGGTCATCATCAAGGCATGCCGGGTTACCTTCCTGGTGCTATGCCACCATATGGGCAGGGACCGCCAATGGTGCCCCCTTACCAAGGTGGGCCTCCTCGACCTCCGATGGGAATGAGACCTCCTGTAATGTCGCAAGGTGGCCGTTACTGA
- the ZNF207 gene encoding BUB3-interacting and GLEBS motif-containing protein ZNF207 isoform X6 yields the protein MGRKKKKQLKPWCWYCNRDFDDEKILIQHQKAKHFKCHICHKKLYTGPGLAIHCMQVHKETIDAVPNAIPGRTDIELEIYGMEGIPEKDMDERRRLLEQKTQESQKKKQQDDSDEYDDDDSAASTSFQPQPVQPQQGYIPPMAQPGLPPVPGAPGMPPGIPPLMPGVPPLMPGMPPVMPGMPPGLHHQRKYTQSFCGENIMMPMGGMMPPGPGIPPLMPGMPPGMPPPVPRPGIPPMTQAQAVSAPGILNRPPAPTATVPAPQPPVTKPLFPSAGQAQAAVQGPVGTDFKPLNSTPATTTEPPKPTFPAYTQSTASTTSTTNSTAAKPAASITSKPATLTTTSATSKLIHPDEDISLEERRAQLPKYQRNLPRPGQAPIGNPPVGPIGGMMPPQPGIPQQQGMRPPMPPHGQYGGHHQGMPGYLPGAMPPYGQGPPMVPPYQGGPPRPPMGMRPPVMSQGGRY from the exons GTATTGTAATAGAGACTTTGATGATGAGAAGATCCTTATACAGCACCAAAAAGCGAAGCATTTTAAATGCCACATATGTCATAAGAAACTGTATACAGGACCTGGCTTGGCTATTCATTGCATGCAG gtgCATAAAGAGACAATAGATGCAGTACCAAATGCAATACCTGGGAGAACAGACATAGAGTTGGAAATATATGGTATGGAAGGTATTCCAGAAAAAGATATGGATGAAAGAAGACGACTTCTTGAACAAAAAACACAAG AGAgtcaaaaaaagaagcagcaagaTGATTCCGATGAGTATGATGATGATGACTCTGCAGCTTCGACTTCATTTCAACCACAGCCTGTTCAGCCTCAGCAAGGTTATATCCCCCCAATGGCACAACCAGGACTACCACCGGTTCCAGGAGCACCAGGAATGCCTCCAG GCATACCTCCATTAATGCCAGGTGTTCCTCCTCTGATGCCAGGAATGCCACCAGTTATGCCAGGAATGCCACCTGG ATTGCATCATCAGAGAAAATACACCCAGTCATTTTGCGGTGAAAACAT AATGATGCCAATGGGTGGAATGATGCCACCTGGACCGGGAATACCACCTCTGATGCCTGGTATGCCACCAG GTATGCCCCCTCCTGTTCCACGTCCTGGAATTCCTCCAATGACTCAGGCACAGGCTGTTTCAGCTCCAGGTATTCTTAACAGACCACCTGCACCAACAGCAACAGTTCCGGCTCCGCAGCCTCCAGTTACTAAGCCTCTTTTCCCCAGTGCGGGACAG GCTCAGGCAGCTGTCCAGGGACCTGTTGGTACAGATTTCAAGCCCTTAAATAGTACCCCTGCAACAACTACAGAACCACCAAAGCCTACATTCCCTGCATATACACAGTCTACAGCTTCAACCACTAGTACAACAAATAGCACTGCAGCTAAACCAGCAGCTTCCATTACAAGTAAGCCTGCTACACTCACCACAACCAGTGCAACCAGTAAGTTGATCCATCCAGATGAGGATATATCACTG GAAGAGAGAAGAGCACAGTTACCTAAATATCAACGTAATCTTCCTCGACCAGGACAGGCTCCCATTGGTAATCCACCTGTTGGACCAATTGGAGGTATGATGCCACCGCAGCCAGGCATCCCACAGCAACAAGGAATGAGACCCCCAATGCCACCTCATG GTCAGTATGGTGGTCATCATCAAGGCATGCCGGGTTACCTTCCTGGTGCTATGCCACCATATGGGCAGGGACCGCCAATGGTGCCCCCTTACCAAGGTGGGCCTCCTCGACCTCCGATGGGAATGAGACCTCCTGTAATGTCGCAAGGTGGCCGTTACTGA
- the ZNF207 gene encoding BUB3-interacting and GLEBS motif-containing protein ZNF207 isoform X4: protein MGRKKKKQLKPWCWYCNRDFDDEKILIQHQKAKHFKCHICHKKLYTGPGLAIHCMQVHKETIDAVPNAIPGRTDIELEIYGMEGIPEKDMDERRRLLEQKTQESQKKKQQDDSDEYDDDDSAASTSFQPQPVQPQQGYIPPMAQPGLPPVPGAPGMPPGIPPLMPGVPPLMPGMPPVMPGMPPGMMPMGGMMPPGPGIPPLMPGMPPGMPPPVPRPGIPPMTQAQAVSAPGILNRPPAPTATVPAPQPPVTKPLFPSAGQMGTPVTSSSTASSNSESLSASSKALFPSTAQAQAAVQGPVGTDFKPLNSTPATTTEPPKPTFPAYTQSTASTTSTTNSTAAKPAASITSKPATLTTTSATSKLIHPDEDISLEERRAQLPKYQRNLPRPGQAPIGNPPVGPIGGMMPPQPGIPQQQGMRPPMPPHGQYGGHHQGMPGYLPGAMPPYGQGPPMVPPYQGGPPRPPMGMRPPVMSQGGRY from the exons GTATTGTAATAGAGACTTTGATGATGAGAAGATCCTTATACAGCACCAAAAAGCGAAGCATTTTAAATGCCACATATGTCATAAGAAACTGTATACAGGACCTGGCTTGGCTATTCATTGCATGCAG gtgCATAAAGAGACAATAGATGCAGTACCAAATGCAATACCTGGGAGAACAGACATAGAGTTGGAAATATATGGTATGGAAGGTATTCCAGAAAAAGATATGGATGAAAGAAGACGACTTCTTGAACAAAAAACACAAG AGAgtcaaaaaaagaagcagcaagaTGATTCCGATGAGTATGATGATGATGACTCTGCAGCTTCGACTTCATTTCAACCACAGCCTGTTCAGCCTCAGCAAGGTTATATCCCCCCAATGGCACAACCAGGACTACCACCGGTTCCAGGAGCACCAGGAATGCCTCCAG GCATACCTCCATTAATGCCAGGTGTTCCTCCTCTGATGCCAGGAATGCCACCAGTTATGCCAGGAATGCCACCTGG AATGATGCCAATGGGTGGAATGATGCCACCTGGACCGGGAATACCACCTCTGATGCCTGGTATGCCACCAG GTATGCCCCCTCCTGTTCCACGTCCTGGAATTCCTCCAATGACTCAGGCACAGGCTGTTTCAGCTCCAGGTATTCTTAACAGACCACCTGCACCAACAGCAACAGTTCCGGCTCCGCAGCCTCCAGTTACTAAGCCTCTTTTCCCCAGTGCGGGACAG ATGGGGACACCTGTAACAAGCTCAAGTACAGCTTCATCCAATTCAGAAAGTCTGTCTGCATCTTCTAAAGCTCTGTTTCCTAGCACAGCACAA GCTCAGGCAGCTGTCCAGGGACCTGTTGGTACAGATTTCAAGCCCTTAAATAGTACCCCTGCAACAACTACAGAACCACCAAAGCCTACATTCCCTGCATATACACAGTCTACAGCTTCAACCACTAGTACAACAAATAGCACTGCAGCTAAACCAGCAGCTTCCATTACAAGTAAGCCTGCTACACTCACCACAACCAGTGCAACCAGTAAGTTGATCCATCCAGATGAGGATATATCACTG GAAGAGAGAAGAGCACAGTTACCTAAATATCAACGTAATCTTCCTCGACCAGGACAGGCTCCCATTGGTAATCCACCTGTTGGACCAATTGGAGGTATGATGCCACCGCAGCCAGGCATCCCACAGCAACAAGGAATGAGACCCCCAATGCCACCTCATG GTCAGTATGGTGGTCATCATCAAGGCATGCCGGGTTACCTTCCTGGTGCTATGCCACCATATGGGCAGGGACCGCCAATGGTGCCCCCTTACCAAGGTGGGCCTCCTCGACCTCCGATGGGAATGAGACCTCCTGTAATGTCGCAAGGTGGCCGTTACTGA
- the ZNF207 gene encoding BUB3-interacting and GLEBS motif-containing protein ZNF207 isoform X3, protein MGRKKKKQLKPWCWYCNRDFDDEKILIQHQKAKHFKCHICHKKLYTGPGLAIHCMQVHKETIDAVPNAIPGRTDIELEIYGMEGIPEKDMDERRRLLEQKTQAESQKKKQQDDSDEYDDDDSAASTSFQPQPVQPQQGYIPPMAQPGLPPVPGAPGMPPGIPPLMPGVPPLMPGMPPVMPGMPPGMMPMGGMMPPGPGIPPLMPGMPPGMPPPVPRPGIPPMTQAQAVSAPGILNRPPAPTATVPAPQPPVTKPLFPSAGQMGTPVTSSSTASSNSESLSASSKALFPSTAQAQAAVQGPVGTDFKPLNSTPATTTEPPKPTFPAYTQSTASTTSTTNSTAAKPAASITSKPATLTTTSATSKLIHPDEDISLEERRAQLPKYQRNLPRPGQAPIGNPPVGPIGGMMPPQPGIPQQQGMRPPMPPHGQYGGHHQGMPGYLPGAMPPYGQGPPMVPPYQGGPPRPPMGMRPPVMSQGGRY, encoded by the exons GTATTGTAATAGAGACTTTGATGATGAGAAGATCCTTATACAGCACCAAAAAGCGAAGCATTTTAAATGCCACATATGTCATAAGAAACTGTATACAGGACCTGGCTTGGCTATTCATTGCATGCAG gtgCATAAAGAGACAATAGATGCAGTACCAAATGCAATACCTGGGAGAACAGACATAGAGTTGGAAATATATGGTATGGAAGGTATTCCAGAAAAAGATATGGATGAAAGAAGACGACTTCTTGAACAAAAAACACAAG CAGAGAgtcaaaaaaagaagcagcaagaTGATTCCGATGAGTATGATGATGATGACTCTGCAGCTTCGACTTCATTTCAACCACAGCCTGTTCAGCCTCAGCAAGGTTATATCCCCCCAATGGCACAACCAGGACTACCACCGGTTCCAGGAGCACCAGGAATGCCTCCAG GCATACCTCCATTAATGCCAGGTGTTCCTCCTCTGATGCCAGGAATGCCACCAGTTATGCCAGGAATGCCACCTGG AATGATGCCAATGGGTGGAATGATGCCACCTGGACCGGGAATACCACCTCTGATGCCTGGTATGCCACCAG GTATGCCCCCTCCTGTTCCACGTCCTGGAATTCCTCCAATGACTCAGGCACAGGCTGTTTCAGCTCCAGGTATTCTTAACAGACCACCTGCACCAACAGCAACAGTTCCGGCTCCGCAGCCTCCAGTTACTAAGCCTCTTTTCCCCAGTGCGGGACAG ATGGGGACACCTGTAACAAGCTCAAGTACAGCTTCATCCAATTCAGAAAGTCTGTCTGCATCTTCTAAAGCTCTGTTTCCTAGCACAGCACAA GCTCAGGCAGCTGTCCAGGGACCTGTTGGTACAGATTTCAAGCCCTTAAATAGTACCCCTGCAACAACTACAGAACCACCAAAGCCTACATTCCCTGCATATACACAGTCTACAGCTTCAACCACTAGTACAACAAATAGCACTGCAGCTAAACCAGCAGCTTCCATTACAAGTAAGCCTGCTACACTCACCACAACCAGTGCAACCAGTAAGTTGATCCATCCAGATGAGGATATATCACTG GAAGAGAGAAGAGCACAGTTACCTAAATATCAACGTAATCTTCCTCGACCAGGACAGGCTCCCATTGGTAATCCACCTGTTGGACCAATTGGAGGTATGATGCCACCGCAGCCAGGCATCCCACAGCAACAAGGAATGAGACCCCCAATGCCACCTCATG GTCAGTATGGTGGTCATCATCAAGGCATGCCGGGTTACCTTCCTGGTGCTATGCCACCATATGGGCAGGGACCGCCAATGGTGCCCCCTTACCAAGGTGGGCCTCCTCGACCTCCGATGGGAATGAGACCTCCTGTAATGTCGCAAGGTGGCCGTTACTGA
- the ZNF207 gene encoding BUB3-interacting and GLEBS motif-containing protein ZNF207 isoform X5 codes for MGRKKKKQLKPWCWYCNRDFDDEKILIQHQKAKHFKCHICHKKLYTGPGLAIHCMQVHKETIDAVPNAIPGRTDIELEIYGMEGIPEKDMDERRRLLEQKTQAESQKKKQQDDSDEYDDDDSAASTSFQPQPVQPQQGYIPPMAQPGLPPVPGAPGMPPGIPPLMPGVPPLMPGMPPVMPGMPPGLHHQRKYTQSFCGENIMMPMGGMMPPGPGIPPLMPGMPPGMPPPVPRPGIPPMTQAQAVSAPGILNRPPAPTATVPAPQPPVTKPLFPSAGQAQAAVQGPVGTDFKPLNSTPATTTEPPKPTFPAYTQSTASTTSTTNSTAAKPAASITSKPATLTTTSATSKLIHPDEDISLEERRAQLPKYQRNLPRPGQAPIGNPPVGPIGGMMPPQPGIPQQQGMRPPMPPHGQYGGHHQGMPGYLPGAMPPYGQGPPMVPPYQGGPPRPPMGMRPPVMSQGGRY; via the exons GTATTGTAATAGAGACTTTGATGATGAGAAGATCCTTATACAGCACCAAAAAGCGAAGCATTTTAAATGCCACATATGTCATAAGAAACTGTATACAGGACCTGGCTTGGCTATTCATTGCATGCAG gtgCATAAAGAGACAATAGATGCAGTACCAAATGCAATACCTGGGAGAACAGACATAGAGTTGGAAATATATGGTATGGAAGGTATTCCAGAAAAAGATATGGATGAAAGAAGACGACTTCTTGAACAAAAAACACAAG CAGAGAgtcaaaaaaagaagcagcaagaTGATTCCGATGAGTATGATGATGATGACTCTGCAGCTTCGACTTCATTTCAACCACAGCCTGTTCAGCCTCAGCAAGGTTATATCCCCCCAATGGCACAACCAGGACTACCACCGGTTCCAGGAGCACCAGGAATGCCTCCAG GCATACCTCCATTAATGCCAGGTGTTCCTCCTCTGATGCCAGGAATGCCACCAGTTATGCCAGGAATGCCACCTGG ATTGCATCATCAGAGAAAATACACCCAGTCATTTTGCGGTGAAAACAT AATGATGCCAATGGGTGGAATGATGCCACCTGGACCGGGAATACCACCTCTGATGCCTGGTATGCCACCAG GTATGCCCCCTCCTGTTCCACGTCCTGGAATTCCTCCAATGACTCAGGCACAGGCTGTTTCAGCTCCAGGTATTCTTAACAGACCACCTGCACCAACAGCAACAGTTCCGGCTCCGCAGCCTCCAGTTACTAAGCCTCTTTTCCCCAGTGCGGGACAG GCTCAGGCAGCTGTCCAGGGACCTGTTGGTACAGATTTCAAGCCCTTAAATAGTACCCCTGCAACAACTACAGAACCACCAAAGCCTACATTCCCTGCATATACACAGTCTACAGCTTCAACCACTAGTACAACAAATAGCACTGCAGCTAAACCAGCAGCTTCCATTACAAGTAAGCCTGCTACACTCACCACAACCAGTGCAACCAGTAAGTTGATCCATCCAGATGAGGATATATCACTG GAAGAGAGAAGAGCACAGTTACCTAAATATCAACGTAATCTTCCTCGACCAGGACAGGCTCCCATTGGTAATCCACCTGTTGGACCAATTGGAGGTATGATGCCACCGCAGCCAGGCATCCCACAGCAACAAGGAATGAGACCCCCAATGCCACCTCATG GTCAGTATGGTGGTCATCATCAAGGCATGCCGGGTTACCTTCCTGGTGCTATGCCACCATATGGGCAGGGACCGCCAATGGTGCCCCCTTACCAAGGTGGGCCTCCTCGACCTCCGATGGGAATGAGACCTCCTGTAATGTCGCAAGGTGGCCGTTACTGA